The sequence TACACAGAATTAATGTAGCAAACCAGTCAAATAGACAAACATAAATCAGGCATACCACCAAATTTCtcattctctctttcttttgcaGGGAACCATTGTTTTCCATGAAGAAGAAAAGCTAGAGGGGTTTGAAACCTAGCAGGAGTTAGTTTGCCATAACTTAATCATCGCCACCTCAAAGATGCATAATGCGTTTATGGTGATACCCTGCATGTAACATTTCCCCTAGCACCAACACTGGCAGCTCCTTAAGTTGATATTTCCCTATCTGTTGACCTCAAGACTCAAGCCAAACTGCAGCACGCGACTGCATTGTGGGAAAATTGTGTTCATATGAGATTCTCATGTCTCTTTCGTCATCTTCTTGTTACTATTGCTGTTTTTGTTACCATTGTTAGGTGATAAGCAGTGACGGATGTAAAATAAAAGCACAGCGCTTCAACTCTAATTAGCATGCCGAAAGAACATTTTGTTCCAGCAGATGATATTTTCTTCCTCACATGTGAATCTAAAACACAATCTATATGCATCAAAATACAatcaataatataatatttacAGCCCCCtaagacttagtatataataatgATTTTAAGAATATATGCCTCACCAAAATGGCCAAATGATTTCAAGAGTAATCTAATAGATAATACCCATCAGCCAATTGCCAATACTAATATAAGGATCCAAGCTATCTACCATGAATTCTAAGAACCCAGCACCAGTTATTGTTTGAATGGCAACATTCCAATGTTACCTGCCAGTTTAGGCAACTATACTATATAGTCACAATCAAACCGAATCAACCATCTTCCTTACCATCTTTGAACAAAGCTAACCAACTAGTATACAAAATTTCCTAAACCGACCAAAATACAAGAAACATTGTTGCCTTGACTGTAATTATTTCTCTATTCAACAATGCATAATTCTCCCACCAAGCAGTTTTGAGCAATAAGCTAGTTCAAATTAACTGCAACTGTAATCCAATAATTATGTGCGCGACATTAATAAACAAAAAAAGTTCAGAATCAATAGATAACCTGCTTAAGCACAAGGAGATTGCTCTTCTCCACCTCCCTGGCAAGCTTCTCCAGCCTCCTGAGCATTCCTGCATACATGCCAtccatctccgccgcctgcCCCGCCGCGGAGCCCAGGATCCCCTGCAGCTTCCCTAGCCCGAACCCGTCCACCACCCCATCCACCGCATTCTGCTCCCCAATGGTGTGCGCGtcgcctgctgccgccgccgacgacgaggagtgcTGTGCAAGCGGCAGCCACGGCATCGGAGAGTCGGGAGCGAAGGAGTGGTACTGGTCCCGGAAGACGGGGCCGACATTGACGACATGGAGCGAGGTCGGGACGAGGCGGGAGCCGATGAGGAGGAAGGCGCGGTGGTCGTAGGAGTGGGTGGAGAGGttgggggaggaaggggagacgaggaggaagaggagggggtgGGCGAGCGCGAGGGATTTGGAGAGGGAGTGGGCGAGGGAGAGCTCGCGCATGGAGGGGCGgagggcggtgcggcggcgggaggagaagaagccgaTCGaggcggggccggcggcggaggggtggaAGCGACCGAGGGgatcggagagggaggaggggcgggagagggaggaatggccggagatggagagggagaTGGCGGGGGTGGACTTGGCCGGCGCGTGGTCGTCGTAGTCGGAGAGGGAAGGGGGCGGGGCCGGGGTGGTTGAGGCGCGGCCGGAGAGGAGGCCGTCGCAGTCGCCGTCGGCCATCGCGCAGCGCTGCAAGAGCGCCGCGAGAGCCGCGCCGGAGATGGAGATCttggtcgccgccggagcggcgtcgtcgccgacggccaTCGGCGGTGGCTTTGAGAGTCGAGAGGAGTTGTTCCTTCCGCGGCTCTGCCCAGTGCCCACTGCTTGTTTAGCAGCAACGAGAGTAAATTAAGCCCATAGCTGCACATTAATTCGACCCATCAGTGAGCAAATATTCAGCCCAAAATCAAGCATAATTCGGTCCATAATTTTAAGCTAAGTCGGCCTAAACTGGGTGCGAGTTCATCCCAAAAGTGGGCGTAGGTTAAGCCCAAAGATGATCACAAATTTGGCCTAAATTTGTGCGTCAATTCACTCGGGGAAAAGTCTACTCTGAACTCCTTCAAAATATAGGTCGGAATATCGGATCATATTTGTATCGCTTATCCGTATGACCGTATCTCTCAAATTGTTAAAACCGGAGAAATGACTCCTAAGACAGTATTTGAGAGGTGGTACTGGCCGACGTGGCACATTGACCATAGTCAAATATGTTGAGTCAGTAAGGAAGTTAGAAAATTTttgtggagcccacatgtcatcctcactctccCTCacttctccctccttcctctctccggctctcccccatatctctctctcctcgctcTTCCCCCTCTAGCAGTGGCGAGCTGAGGGAGCTTGAGCTCCTAATGCCACCGGTGACGCCTAGTGAACCTCATCGAGCTCTAGCTCACCCGCTCGTCTATGccactcttctcttcttccattGCCTTTCCCTCGTGCTCTATGCCTCTGTCCCACCCCGTGATGACACACTGGTGATGCTCGCGCCAGAGGTGAAGGGCACGTGGTGTCCTCACCAACCACCGCATGCTCTCCCTCGCCGTCGTTCCAACCAAGCTCGGGCACTACCGACCTCGATCTCGGCGACACATGGCAGATCAGGGCAGTTCATTTCTTGATCCTGTCGGCTGTGTAGATCGGGGCAACAGACAATGGAGACGCTGGTTAACCAGATCGAGGCGGAAGGGTGGTGGGAGAGTGCTGAAGGAGTGGTGCCAACGAGCAGGGTGATGGAGGTAGAGGAGGTGACATAGGAGTAGCACCAGCCACCAATCAATCGATGAAAGCTTCAATCTTTTTCTTGCTTGGTCCCTTGATGGAATTCAAGGTCAGCATCAGCACCACCACATATGCATCGTCCCGACCCATGCAATTAGCTAGCCAAGAAGGAGCTGGCTGCTGGCAGGAGCAATCAATAAATCTTACTAAGATTTGGTTGGACGGGGCGTGAAGGTGAGGTGGAAGGGGTGGTCGGCGTGGTGTTGCGAGATTAGCGAGAAGTTTGCCGACAGCCATAGAGTTCTACTcgctccgtctcattttaagcgTAGTCATGAGTTTTCGTGTCTAATTCTAATCatcatcttatttaatttttttaaaaaaaattaaaaatataagttactCATAAAGTatcattcatgttttatcatctaataataattaaaaatactaatcataaaaaaaatcaaattaaacgATCGAtgaaagttggacacgaaaacccataactgcatttaaaatgggacggataGAGTAGGACCGTACATGTTGGTTGCATGGGAAAGGCAAGTCGCCACTCACCGGCCACCATGCTCGTAGGacaagaggagagggagaggggggagaaAGGAGCCAACCACTGGCTATCATCGGTCACACACGCTGACACATGGAACCATGTTGACTCGGTCAGTTGAACTAGGTTAACGTATTACATCAGCGAAAAACATCTTTAATGTTGTTTTAGGAGTTATTCTGTACCGGTTTTATAAGTTAGGGCCTTGAGGGAGTCGTTATACCGGTTTTACGGTCAAGGGATACGAATCAGATCTGACCTATtatttgagggagtcaaagtggacatTCTCCATTCACCAGAGCAGCGCTTGCAATGTCAACCCCAAATTTTCTGTGAATAATGCCCAAACGTGTGAACAATTTTGTCCCAAAGTGGTAGCATATTCAGCCCAAAAATGCACGTCAGTTGGGCTAAAAGTGTGCGTTCATCGGCCTGTAAATGCACATAAATTCGGGTCAATTCGGCCTCGCGCGGGGTGGGCGGTgtcgggaggaggaagagaatcccggcggcggaggggatcgGCGATTGATGAGGAGGAATGGCCGGAGATTGGAGATGGCCAAGGCGGTGGTGGACTGGGCCGGTTCATTTTCGTCGTGGTCGGAGGGAGCGGCAGAAGAGAGGCCGTCGCAGTCGCCGGTGACCATCTCACGGCGCCGGAGAAGCGCCACCGGGGCATCGCCGGAGCAGCgtcttcgtcgccggcggccatcgGCGGTGACTTCGAgaatcagcagcagcaacaaggaACGCACCGCCGCAGGCACGTCTCCCATCCCTTGTGTTTTAATGAAGACATAATTTTTCCATTCACTGAATATCGCTTCAAATGCATTTCTGAATACTTGCAATTATCAtttgattaaaagaaaaatcaaaacattcGAGATCAATATAGGAATAACAAACAGGCCTGACACCCCAAAAGTCATCACAACTTAAAGACCTCTGTAAGAAACAGCAAAGAGTAAACTATGATCTTAATTGTGGTCTGTGATGGCTGGAATGGTGAACCCAGCCAGACCCACATCTGCTTCAGTAAAAAACCTCAAACAGGGAGGAAAAAACTGAACTGAAGCTCAACGATGTCAGTTAATAATCACAGTTCTATCAAATATTCATTCATGGAATTCTCATCTTGTTTAGTACCAAACTGATTTTTGCATCAGATTTTTGCAGTATCAACAAAATAGCTCAACATTGAACGGTTTTCTAGTTCATGCAAA is a genomic window of Oryza glaberrima chromosome 7, OglaRS2, whole genome shotgun sequence containing:
- the LOC127779347 gene encoding uncharacterized protein LOC127779347 yields the protein MAVGDDAAPAATKISISGAALAALLQRCAMADGDCDGLLSGRASTTPAPPPSLSDYDDHAPAKSTPAISLSISGHSSLSRPSSLSDPLGRFHPSAAGPASIGFFSSRRRTALRPSMRELSLAHSLSKSLALAHPLLFLLVSPSSPNLSTHSYDHRAFLLIGSRLVPTSLHVVNVGPVFRDQYHSFAPDSPMPWLPLAQHSSSSAAAAGDAHTIGEQNAVDGVVDGFGLGKLQGILGSAAGQAAEMDGMYAGMLRRLEKLAREVEKSNLLVLKQENRNLLLRFRYAGLE